In Lytechinus variegatus isolate NC3 chromosome 6, Lvar_3.0, whole genome shotgun sequence, the DNA window ggaatggcttaggctttattttcattttgttaatcagtaTCGGGCTTGGAAAATGTGTGGAGaaataagtattaaatgaaaaatgaaacataaacccactttcaatgataaaaacttcgtgaaaaaatgctggagatgtctgatataaacttttgttcagattcagttatgtcctcacaTCCAGCTGGCACtaaaatggtaaaggttgtgcttactaagtgttgaaatttcaatttgggtggcaaaattgttacagaatgcttgaatgtgtccgttttatttcaattgactaaaattgcaagggaaatgtatgagaaatgtttcgcagggcaagtttgatttcgcccttcccccttgacacagcgtgaaaatgagcatttctgcgcaaacagatttctgcgagctttacaaaaatggacagcgctcactcaagtgtaacattctgacaaaacttttactttcattggatagatgagacccaaacccaaaattatatgtgaaaaaattacccacatgttgtatattttttcattcccagggctttttcaaagtgtaaacttttttttgatacgcactgtactaGTTTGTACCAGAGGCCATCTCTCCAAACGTTGTCAAAAGCCTACAAGTCTACAAAGCATACATataatttattataattatcatctatTTTACATCTTATATATTTATCAAGAATAGTTTTTAGAACGAACATGTGGTCCGACGTTCTATAACCTGATCTAAAagcaatttgattggctgtatTGAATTTATATTCTTCTAGAAATGATACCAAGCGACGGTTTAGAACTGAGCAAAAAACCTTTCCAAGACAACTTGAGAGGGATATTCCTCGATAATTTGAGGGATCGCAAACTGAGCCACTTTTGTAAAGAGGCTTTAAGAGGCTTCCTGACCAATTATCGGGAAAATGACCACTGATAAGGATTAAATTAAATACCTTTGACAAAACTGGTGACAACACAAATTTTCCAGCTTTCAACATTTCGTTCAAAATAGCATCATTTCCTGGGGCTTTCTTTCTCTTCAAAGTTTGAATACACTCTAACACTTCATTGGGAGTGATCTTAAAATCAAGAGATGAAAACGTGTCATGCAGTTTTGGGTTATTTACATgattcttaatttcattttgatcttTCGAAAGTAGGGGTTTGTGATTCATGAGTTCTTTAAAATACTCGAACCATCGCTTTGGTTGTATGTTATTAACTGGACTTTTTCTATCAGTGTGCAGTTTTTCTAGGTCGTTAATCAGGTCCCAATAAAGTTTAGGGTTCTCACTTTGGAGATTGTCTAGTTTGTCAATTATATGATTTCTCTTATTACGTACAATTTCTTTTAACCTTCTTTTCAACCTTTTCTTCATGGTGTAATATTGCTGCCTGAGGCCTCTATCAAATGGATTTTTACACACTTGTCTACACAATAGTTTTACGCGACGCCGAAGAGCAAGGCATTCACCagctttaaatattttctttttgttctttttctttatgttttttaCCCGAGGTATTTTGACTTTTATTTTCGCTTTATCTGCGATAGTTAAGATACAGTTTGTTACGTCATTGACTGCGttttcaatatcaatgttatttGCACAATATAccttttcctttatttattttattgtgatCAATATCTCAGGTGTTTGTAGCGTTTTAGCAAAGGCTGCATCACTTATATGCGGTTCCCATATATAAGCTTTAGGATGGGGGTTCAAAGCTTGTTTTTCTATTTCACACGGTCTTTGACGTTCAAGTGTGGATGACATTAAAGATAAGACAATTGGGCAATGAtcagaaaatatattgagaTCATCAACATAGAAGTATGATATATCATCCAAAGCACCATTTTCAACAAGAGCATAATCTAATACACTGGGAATTCTGGCATTCGCCTCATAGCAAGTAAATTTCCCAGTCAAATCTCCAAGTTTACGTCCATTTACTATTCTTAGATCACATGCTTTACAAAGTTCAATCACATCTTTGCCTCTTTTGTTCACGGGCCTTGTGTCTTGATTTACCCTTGTATAGGCCTCTGAACAATCGAGCGTGAAAGGCACTGGTAATACCCTACCATCACGTTCTGAATCGTATTCAATGCCGTCAGGTAAGGTATTAGTATGAGCATTTAGATCACCCATTATCATACATTTACCTCGGTTCTTATAAGTTGCGATATCTTTCATGATTGCATCGATTAAATCTACTTTTGACGAAAAGGTGGAGTTTTCTGGGCTTAAGTAAACAAAACAGATATACTGCTCCTCAAATGAGTCGTGGATACTATTACCTATCTTTATCCAACAAAATTCGCTTGAGGTGTTATTGATAATTGCAACCTGGTGCTTAATAGATTCTTTGATGTACAGGGCCAAGCCCCCTGAGTCAGCTTtagcatttttatgtttcttccTGCATATTACTTTATTGACATATCCTTGTAAAGACATATTTTCCTTCGGccctatttttatttctgccAGACAAACAATATCATATGAATTAAAAACGTTGACAAAATCCTCTTCTTCCAATTTTGAGGAAGATTTAACCCCGTCCCATCTCTTATGTATCCCATTTACATTCcaataacaaatttgaatattttttctttcagtcaTAAGGTGTATTCACGTTTCTCGGTCCTCAGATAGACCTTAAACAAGAAGTCTATCGTTTATTTCGTGAAGAGCTCCTTTCAATTGCCCACCGGAGATTTCCTGCTAAAACTCTAGTTCCATTCTTGCTAAGGTGATAACGATCATCACTATACAGATTAGTCCACGGTAGAGCAGGTTTCTGTGATGAACAGTTTTAACTCTTCTGTCATATAATGCATCAGCCATCAGCATACTATTGGCCATGTCCACACGCTGCTGATACAATTGGTTATCATCTCGGGGCGTGCCGAGAGATATAACTATCTTAATTGATTTGAAGGACACTTTGATCAGACCAATGAGATTGTTCATTTTACAAGCACAATCTAGTGCACTAGACCGTTTAACGTCATTCGTTAATTCGTGGATTATCACGGTTTCTGCATCGCTTAGAGTTTGCTTTGCCTCACTAGATTTCAACCAAGACTCAACATCGTCCATTGTGTATTTAATTACTTTATGTAACTTAACATTTTGGGAAAACTTATCAGGATCAATCCCACTTATATGTGAATTTCCAACTATAACaacttttctcattttctttccgGTTTtgtcattcaattcaattcaattttatttatttcacttccatcaaacaaaaacaaattgtataccatatatataaaaaataagtatttgtatccattgcaaagaaacaaaaatgataatacatatgttgtgaaaaaaaaaaattacacgatttgggcaacacattggaggttttaaataagtatagtATTTTTCaacagaaattaaattaagatgtaaatggagggacccactaaaaagcaatgcttgtacaatgtgggcccctcaaaaatagataacaaaaccatTAACATTTGCCATTTGCCCTCTGCTTCCATCATACATGTTATGTTTATCTCTACTCATATCACACTCGTGATCGTTTCTTTTGTCATGTATTGCGTTCATCCCCTCAGTCGTTCGCTCATTTCCTTCATTTCGTGCATTCCTCTGTGGTGATATCTCTCGAGCATGTCGAGGTTGACCATTCCTCGGTCTGTCAGCGTCACGATATGGGGCAGCAACGTCGCTGTATCGGCTGTATCTTTTTTGTTCTAATCCTCCTCCTGTATGGCTTCTTCCTTCTCGTCTATCACAAATGAATCTCTTACGTTCTCTCCATTGTCCCTCTCCTCTGTGATAATTTCCTCTATATTCACTCCATTTTATATCatctcttccttctttccttcctctaGTATGAGTGTATCTTTTTTGTTCCCTCCATTCACCATCACTTTCACTGGCTTGCCATTGTCGTTTGATATTGATCTTTTCTTCATTTACTCTGTCGATTTCTTTCTTCGCCATCTTGAGTTGCTCAACTGTTTGATCCAACTCACTTTGgagcttgtttgatttcttttcctcattttcattGTATCTTTTATGCATATTCAGTTCTTGTTCTTTGCTTTTGACGACTAGTCTTTGTTCTTTGAGCAATAGCTCATATTCGTTCACACGAATATTAATCTCTGATTTCAGTTGATTAATACATTCTTTCAGAGAGATTATTTCATCCCGCTGTTTGTCCATCGTTGTTTTTAGTTCATTTTCATCAGCACAGGTACATCTACCTTCATTTTGTGTTTGGAATTTGATATCTCTAATACACTTGATTACttccttttccatattttctatGGCTCCTTTTAGTTCATTGATATCGTTTACATCCTGTTCATGTTTCTCATTGTTCCGTTTAGGTTCATTTTGCTCACATAATTCGCGGATAATATCTGCATCAGCAATTTCACATTCATCACAAATATATTTGGCCCCATTCACACGCCTAATATAGGTAAGCATGTGAGCGGGCATCCCTGTGCAAGCAAAGTGGAAATAAGCTTTGCATTTCTTGGTACTGCATCTGGTCATAGTTTTAGTATCACCTGGCGATTTACACTTTTTGCAGTAATACTGACTATTTCTGTCTCCATCTGGAGACAGTAATTCAGATTGTGTGTCAGGTGGAGTCTGAAACGGACCATCATTAGTTTCGTCATCATCAGGATTCATCTTGCTTATTAGCGTGTATTGCAAGTACCTGGGTTAACGCGGTCCGCTTCGGTGATTCGGAATAGCAGCGTTGAAAGGTTCAATGCCGGTCTGATGCGGCGTACAGGCCTATGGGCCTACGAAGTATATAGTAGTACGTAGTATATATGCGTAGGTATGTCCCGTATACTCACAGTGTTTATTAGCCAAATGAGAGTTCAAAATCTCCTTGAGTCTTTCATGATGTTGAGGTGTCATTCCACTAGCCTTCCCAAGGGCACATACTCTCTTAACAAACACTAGATTTTCCAAGATTTCCTAAGAAAACATTATATCCAGACATGTTCCAggaccccgggggggccacttacattgacgagtggataccatgcgcgaccaaaaaaacacgtaaaaaggatgtccatttcacgatagggcacgttacgtacgtaacgtgataagggtgtcaaaaacacagaaataatgaaaaaaagggtatctatttcgctaggaaaattacgtgtttagggtcgaatttgcggggatgataaaacaaaattaaaatgttttataaaggatgtccttttgccccaatactacgtgtttagagtcctatttgcgcgaggtgtagtaggtgaggtcgtactaaaccaaataaggtaaagccgacgaccgaaggacccataacaataaaacattcctgtacttgttaaggggttcatttcagggaatatttgccaagagtatcgttttgtttccaatacttgttaagggtagtgtttcacacgccaatacttgttaaggggtgcattttcagaatatggaaaatacgtgtttagggtgcttttcgagaccccatggtcgcgcatggtatccactcgtgaatggaagtggcccccccgggtccAGGACACGTACCGTCACCGTCACGATCACATTGATCTTGATTACAttaggatgtgtgatgtcacttgtgaacaactctccccattactttagtatatatttcacttaaactgcctcttttaacacgtctatcagtagatcatgtgttctttctacaggagcccaggaccaaaatccagttgaaaccaattagagcaaaaacaattgaaaccagttggccaactggtttcaatagggaaattggaacaactggttccaattgaaaaccagttgccaactggttccagttaaaaccaattgggcaactggaaccagttggctaatggtttcaattggttttcaactggttccagttgttccaatttccctattaaaaccagttgaaatccaattggaggcaactggtttcaattggttccagttgaaaccaattggaggcaactggttttcaactggaaccagttgaaaccaattggtttcctactggatccaattggaacttccagttggaatgaacttaattagttacaaattaattagcatttgcactaactattgctcatgccaacacagaagcagtgttatttgtctattaataccaatgtaaagggcattgatatGTAGATGTTCATATTGgagttcttcaaatatatgtatttttatttgatgtgatttggtaacagttagtggtgtactaattatcttttaatCTGTTCTAATTATAATCTttaacatttatgaacatggttttcactgctaagtattctaaaaacttatctgaaaaaagtgtggtacttcaaattgaaaaaaaatcaatagatacaatgtaaattaggatgaatctcataaaacattaataagTGCACACTggcaaaaaatatgcaaattaactggtttcaattggatccagttgggttactggaaaatttccaattggaaaccaattggaaatcatttccagttacccaactggatccagttaggatttccagttacccaactggttccaattagagttcatttccagttacccatctttccagttagaagtcatctccagttgcccaactggttccagttaggatttccagttacccaactggttccagttagaaatcatttccagttggaagtcatttccagttacccaactggttccagttaggatttccagttgcccaactggttccagttaggatttccagttacccaactggttccagttagaaatcatttccagttggaagtcatttccagttacccaactggttccagttaggatttccagttgtccaactggttccagttaggatttccagttgtcCAACtagttccagttaggatttccagttgcccaactggttccagttaggatttccaattacccaactggttccagttaggatttccagttgcccaactggttccagttaggatttccagttacccaactggttccagttagaaatcatttccagttggaagtcatatccatttacccaactggttccagttaggatttccagttgcccaactggttccaattggtttcaactggaaattttTAAATTCCAgctaaaaccaattgaaaccagttgaaaccaattgaaaccagttggaaatccaactggtttcaattggattttggtcctgggagggcatgtaatacagatttttaaagaatacatcgtAGATAAAGAGCTTGTATAACcacaaaaaagcaaaaagcaacattttgagggtattccatagtccatcaaagggaaagttgttcacatgtgacatcaaacATCCTtctcgcattgccaatgggagaatctccatagcattagtgtttgcaatattcaaatgctctaactttcttattatttgtccgaattttctcaaattttctttgttcttattctttaatttttctccttcggcacaagcctacttgttccaaaggtttcattctcctttaatgtcaTTTTTGTGGCAATAAATGATCTTTTTAAAGCCCTCGTCTAATACAAATCTATCTGCAAAGGTTTAAGCAGTTGAAAAGCCAcctatttttcttcctttattttatAATGGAAATTACCTCAAATTGGCACAATCATACATAGTATACCTTGTTTTAGATGAATTATTTCTTATAAGGGCTAGATACACGTATATAAATTCGCATATCTTGATGTAATTACATATTTCATGTGTGTATAAGTATAAATATAACATTGTGTGCTGGTGTGTTGAGGTTTTTCAGCTGGTATCAAAGGGAAGTGAACTGTATGAATTATTAAGAGCTAGATACCAGTCTCTAATTTCGCATATCTTgatgtaattatatattttctgtGTGTATAGTGTATAAATATATCATTGTGTATTTGGGGTTTTCAGCTGGTATCAAAGGGAAATGAACTGTATGAATTATTTCTTATAAGAGCTAGATACCAGTCTATAATTTCGCATATCTTgatgtaattatatattttctgtGTGTATAGTGTATAAATATATCATTGTGTATTGGGGCTTTTCAGCTGGTATTGAAGGGAAATGAACTCAACAAAGTGCTCAGCTGTGTTTATACACAGCCTGTCGTGAACtatttgatgattattattgcgctatttacaaaaaaaaatgtggatgccgtataaaaaaagaaactatGATGTcacatattattttgtttatcccTATCCCTACGATGTTCAGATGGGTTGTACTCACTATGACCACGTGAAATAACTTTCATCGTAGcctttt includes these proteins:
- the LOC121417763 gene encoding uncharacterized protein LOC121417763, which codes for MEKEVIKCIRDIKFQTQNEGRCTCADENELKTTMDKQRDEIISLKECINQLKSEINIRVNEYELLLKEQRLVVKSKEQELNMHKRYNENEEKKSNKLQSELDQTVEQLKMAKKEIDRVNEEKINIKRQWQASESDGEWREQKRYTHTRGRKEGRDDIKWSEYRGNYHRGEGQWRERKRFICDRREGRSHTGGGLEQKRYSRYSDVAAPYRDADRPRNGQPRHAREISPQRNARNEGNERTTEGMNAIHDKRNDHECDMIIKYTMDDVESWLKSSEAKQTLSDAETVIIHELTNDVKRSSALDCACKMNNLIGLIKVSFKSIKIVISLGTPRDDNQLYQQRVDMANSMLMADALYDRRVKTVHHRNLLYRGLICIVMIVITLARMELEF